The following are from one region of the Magallana gigas chromosome 4, xbMagGiga1.1, whole genome shotgun sequence genome:
- the LOC105348311 gene encoding uncharacterized protein — translation MDTMEGSTILLVTLLSLCVGLSEAWPSGTYSMVAPRTGCPSGFKVGWRYQDNEDAGTQNRITTDHHFQGFFFNDMISYYCSKTSSSGSGSWPRGNYCIMRYGSHCPSGFSSGSVYWDDEDTYNMNGKGGYLPSGTFDSDTRINYCCRRDGSAYSYISLPNTDPFYLMRYTSSCQRVHGMSVREEIIEMDDEDTLNSDTLSGSHPMESGSGNHRLYYCYYTPY, via the exons ATGGACACAATGGAGGGATCTACCATACTTCTTGTTACCTTACTGAGTCTCTGTGTCGGATTATCCGAAG CCTGGCCTTCTGGTACATACTCCATGGTGGCCCCTCGTACCGGATGTCCCTCCGGATTTAAGGTTGGGTGGCGCTATCAGGACAATGAGGACGCCGGCACCCAGAACAGAATAACAACTGACCATCACTTCCAAG GTTTCTTTTTCAATGACATGATATCTTATTACTGCTCCAAAACCTCCAGCTCCGGATCTGGGTCGTGGCCTCGGGGAAACTACTGCATCATGAGATATGGTTCTCACTGTCCCTCAG GTTTTAGTTCGGGCAGTGTTTACTGGGATGACGAGGATACCTACAATATGAACGGTAAAGGTGGATATCTACCATCGGGGACTTTTGACAGTGATACGCGAATCAACTACTGCTGCCG ACGGGACGGAAGCGCCTACTCTTACATTTCACTACCAAACACGGATCCATTCTATCTGATGCGGTACACGTCCTCCTGCCAAAGGGTCCATGGTATGTCTGTGAGAGAGGAAATCATAGAAATGGACGACGAGGACACGTTGAACTCCGATACATTGTCCGGAAGTCATCCAATGGAATCCGGAAGCGGAAATCATCGCCTTTACTACTGTTACTATACCCCTTACTAA